One Herbaspirillum rubrisubalbicans genomic window carries:
- a CDS encoding cytochrome P450: MSVQWSAAHCGGAWVISGYEEVATALRDPRFSVRRAARWINSGLGQPATGAVQDAAQLRFKRLFSRSLLFLDGRAHRRLRGVLNPGFKPADLEAQRPAITRIAQQLIDAIVADPKAHQGFDFIDRFARPLPALVIASLMGLPEQVPPQFIDWASDLATFIGSPTPEAQQTRAAQAAMAALCDFFAQALEHPQTLPADSLMQRLLQARQAQQLNQNELLAQCCTLLFAGYETTRNLLGNGLLALLRHPEQWAALKAELYRGKPDLRPALREMLRYDSPVQYTGRRLLADVEMGGHSLRRGELAILHIGQANHDHRRFAQPQCFDIRRDQGMHLSFGQGPHVCLGAALTQMEAEIAFTLLMQRLPTLALDHHHAPPRWHSHAAYRALESLSLVF, from the coding sequence ATGAGCGTGCAATGGAGCGCCGCGCATTGCGGCGGCGCCTGGGTCATCAGCGGCTATGAAGAAGTGGCCACGGCCCTGCGCGATCCCCGCTTCTCGGTGCGGCGCGCTGCGCGCTGGATCAATAGCGGTCTGGGTCAGCCGGCCACCGGTGCAGTGCAGGATGCGGCGCAACTGCGCTTCAAGCGGCTGTTTTCGCGCTCCCTGCTGTTTCTGGATGGGCGTGCCCACCGCCGTCTGCGCGGGGTGTTGAATCCGGGCTTCAAGCCGGCCGACCTGGAAGCCCAGCGCCCGGCCATCACCCGCATTGCGCAGCAATTGATCGATGCCATCGTGGCCGATCCCAAGGCCCACCAGGGTTTCGATTTCATCGACCGGTTCGCCCGGCCATTGCCAGCACTGGTGATCGCCAGCCTGATGGGGCTGCCCGAGCAGGTGCCGCCGCAGTTCATCGACTGGGCCTCCGACCTGGCGACCTTCATCGGCAGCCCGACGCCGGAGGCGCAACAGACGCGGGCGGCGCAAGCCGCGATGGCGGCCCTTTGCGACTTCTTTGCGCAGGCACTGGAGCACCCGCAGACACTGCCCGCGGACAGCCTGATGCAGCGGCTGCTACAGGCCCGACAGGCGCAGCAACTGAACCAGAACGAATTGCTGGCCCAATGTTGCACCCTGCTCTTTGCCGGCTACGAGACCACCCGCAACCTGCTGGGCAATGGCTTGCTGGCCTTGCTGCGCCACCCCGAACAATGGGCCGCACTCAAGGCCGAGCTATATCGCGGCAAGCCCGACCTGCGCCCGGCCCTGCGTGAGATGCTGCGCTATGACAGCCCGGTGCAATATACCGGGCGGCGCCTGCTGGCCGATGTCGAGATGGGCGGCCACAGCCTGCGCCGGGGGGAACTGGCGATCCTGCATATCGGGCAGGCCAATCACGACCACCGTCGTTTCGCGCAGCCGCAATGCTTTGACATCCGGCGCGACCAGGGCATGCATTTATCGTTCGGCCAGGGACCGCATGTCTGCCTGGGTGCGGCGCTCACTCAGATGGAGGCGGAAATCGCCTTTACCCTGCTGATGCAGCGCCTGCCTACCCTGGCGCTGGACCATCACCATGCCCCACCCCGCTGGCACAGCCATGCCGCCTATCGCGCGCTGGAAAGCTTGTCGCTGGTTTTCTGA
- the bioB gene encoding biotin synthase BioB: MSQCTSALPTQASAPLHFHRPASAIDSRATEALFALPFLDLLYQAQSVHRQHHPANQVQLSSLLSIKTGGCAEDCGYCSQSAHHQDAGVPASKLMAVDDVVQAAQAARAQGATRFCMGAAWRNPKQRDMAALTDMVTQVRALGLETCMTLGMLEQAQADALKEAGLDYYNHNLDTAPDFYEQVISTRSYQDRLDTLQRVQQAGLNVCCGGIIGMGETRAQRAGLIAQLASLPVPPQSVPINHLVPIAGTPLQDVAPLDEFEFVRTVAVARITLPQAVIRLSAGRESMSESTQALCFAAGANSIFLGAKLLTTANAPVSSDLELLARLGLQAAPAAA, encoded by the coding sequence ATGAGCCAGTGCACCTCCGCCCTCCCCACCCAGGCCAGCGCACCGCTGCATTTCCACCGCCCGGCCAGCGCCATCGACAGCCGCGCCACCGAAGCCTTGTTCGCCCTGCCCTTCCTCGATCTGCTATACCAGGCCCAGAGCGTGCATCGCCAGCATCACCCGGCCAACCAGGTGCAGCTATCGAGCCTGTTGTCGATCAAGACCGGGGGCTGCGCCGAGGATTGCGGCTATTGCTCGCAGTCGGCCCATCACCAGGACGCCGGCGTGCCAGCCAGCAAGCTCATGGCCGTGGACGATGTGGTGCAGGCCGCCCAGGCCGCCCGCGCACAAGGCGCGACGCGCTTTTGCATGGGCGCGGCCTGGCGCAATCCCAAGCAACGCGACATGGCCGCGCTCACCGACATGGTCACCCAGGTGCGCGCACTCGGCCTGGAAACCTGCATGACCCTGGGGATGCTGGAACAAGCCCAGGCCGATGCCTTGAAAGAAGCCGGCCTGGACTACTACAACCACAACCTCGACACCGCCCCCGATTTCTATGAGCAGGTCATTTCCACCCGCAGCTACCAGGACCGGCTCGATACCCTGCAACGGGTACAGCAAGCCGGCCTGAACGTGTGCTGCGGCGGCATCATCGGCATGGGCGAGACGCGCGCCCAGCGCGCCGGATTGATCGCGCAACTGGCCAGCCTGCCGGTGCCACCGCAATCGGTGCCGATCAATCACCTGGTACCGATTGCCGGCACGCCGCTGCAAGACGTGGCGCCGCTGGATGAATTCGAATTCGTGCGCACCGTGGCGGTAGCCCGCATCACCTTGCCGCAGGCGGTGATTCGCCTGTCGGCCGGACGCGAGAGCATGAGCGAATCGACCCAGGCACTGTGCTTTGCGGCCGGGGCCAATTCCATCTTCCTGGGCGCCAAGCTGCTGACCACGGCCAATGCCCCGGTGTCTTCCGATCTTGAGCTGCTGGCCCGGCTGGGCCTGCAAGCGGCACCGGCAGCAGCCTGA
- a CDS encoding GntR family transcriptional regulator, which produces MEHPSTVERIAEVLRTRIIRGEIAGGAALRQDHVAQEFQSSHVPVREAFRQLEAEGLVLTLPRRGVRVTMVDRAAVKENAEMRGALEILALRHSVRKFTSEHIAQLEQAQQACAQAASLVEWDAANNLFHDILSSQCAMPRLLAVLKQLQLTNSRYLFSTGFKRGWQPRSDHDHMLIIDALKDKKTDRAVQLLSMHIGTMERVGFVAG; this is translated from the coding sequence ATGGAGCATCCGAGCACCGTCGAACGCATCGCCGAGGTCTTGCGCACGCGCATCATCCGCGGCGAGATCGCAGGCGGGGCGGCGCTTCGGCAAGATCACGTGGCCCAGGAATTCCAGTCCAGCCATGTGCCGGTGCGGGAAGCATTTCGTCAGTTGGAAGCTGAAGGATTGGTCCTCACTTTGCCCCGTCGCGGGGTGCGGGTGACCATGGTCGATAGGGCGGCAGTGAAGGAAAACGCCGAGATGCGCGGGGCGCTGGAAATCCTGGCCTTACGCCACAGCGTGCGCAAATTCACCTCCGAGCACATCGCGCAACTGGAACAGGCACAGCAAGCCTGTGCCCAGGCGGCTTCGCTGGTGGAATGGGATGCCGCCAACAACCTGTTCCACGACATCCTCTCCAGCCAATGCGCCATGCCACGCCTGCTGGCGGTGTTGAAGCAATTGCAGTTGACCAATTCGCGCTACCTGTTCTCGACCGGCTTCAAGCGCGGCTGGCAGCCGCGCTCCGATCATGATCACATGCTCATCATCGACGCCCTCAAGGATAAGAAGACCGACCGCGCCGTGCAGTTGCTGAGTATGCACATCGGCACCATGGAGCGGGTCGGCTTCGTGGCGGGTTAG
- a CDS encoding alpha/beta fold hydrolase produces the protein MANFLLIHGAWQGKWVWPAVSAELTMRGHEVHSIDLPGSGEDATPLQQVSLSLYADTIVQAIQAIGKRVTLVGHSMGGIAVTAAAERAADSLARVIYLCAFVPGNGDSLASLSALAPSHQPALDIQSDAVATRTAADSRVATFMQDAPYAVAHWAAPQFQSQAIAPMMTPVEVSPERYGKVPKSYIVCTQDRAIDPVLQRVMAARSGCARIKELESGHSPFLSRPSATAEMLHRMATEV, from the coding sequence ATGGCCAATTTCCTTCTCATCCACGGCGCCTGGCAGGGCAAATGGGTCTGGCCGGCCGTATCGGCCGAGCTGACCATGCGTGGCCATGAGGTCCACAGCATCGACTTGCCCGGCAGCGGTGAAGACGCCACCCCCTTGCAGCAGGTGAGCCTGAGCCTGTATGCAGACACCATCGTGCAAGCCATCCAGGCCATCGGCAAGCGCGTCACGCTGGTGGGCCACAGCATGGGTGGCATTGCCGTGACGGCTGCCGCCGAACGCGCCGCCGACAGCCTGGCGCGGGTGATCTACCTGTGCGCCTTCGTACCGGGCAATGGTGACTCGCTGGCGTCCTTGTCCGCACTGGCACCGTCTCACCAGCCGGCGCTGGACATCCAGAGCGACGCCGTGGCCACCCGGACGGCGGCCGATTCGCGGGTCGCTACCTTCATGCAGGATGCGCCCTACGCGGTGGCGCACTGGGCGGCGCCGCAATTCCAGTCGCAGGCCATTGCGCCCATGATGACGCCGGTCGAGGTCAGCCCCGAGCGCTACGGCAAGGTCCCCAAGAGCTACATCGTCTGCACCCAGGACCGCGCCATCGATCCGGTGCTGCAACGGGTGATGGCGGCGCGTTCCGGTTGTGCTCGCATCAAGGAGCTGGAAAGCGGGCATTCTCCCTTCCTCTCGCGACCAAGCGCAACGGCCGAGATGCTGCACCGGATGGCAACTGAAGTGTGA
- a CDS encoding PLP-dependent aminotransferase family protein → MERPDRSDRSLHWIGRFAANDGPRYLQIVAFMEQAISDERLKPGDRLPPQRLLADHLGVDLTTVTRAYTEARRRHLLEARGSAGTFVAAPKVDLSQVIDLSMNIPPPPAGVDLDDLLRQGVSQILIHSDADLLMTYHLGGGSSADRAAGAMWLQELLGHIDERRVLVCPGAQAALAALLLSQTQPGEVILAEPLTYPGLLTAAAQLGRRVVAVGVDGEGMRPDLLQTMARKHGARLVYLNPTLQNPTTHIMPAARRAEIAAVVTRLNLRVIEDDPYWRFAAHAPKPLAHYAPQHVFYVSTLSKCLLPGLRTAYVVTPEGVGQEELLGALRSFVLMSTPLMTALSTQWIHDGTADKLLEGIRHEARTRQELALRTLGDADLAGAGGIHLWKALPGHWNGPDFVLKARQAGLNVVAHDSFQVGQTDPRQDRTAYIRISLGRSRSGFELVNALRRLMELAHRRSVREVVV, encoded by the coding sequence ATGGAAAGACCCGACAGATCGGACCGCTCACTGCACTGGATCGGCCGTTTCGCCGCCAATGACGGCCCGCGCTATCTGCAGATCGTCGCCTTCATGGAGCAAGCCATTTCGGATGAACGCCTCAAACCCGGCGACCGCCTGCCGCCGCAGCGTCTGCTGGCCGATCATCTAGGGGTCGACCTGACCACGGTCACCCGCGCCTATACCGAGGCGCGTCGCCGCCATCTGCTGGAGGCGCGCGGCTCGGCTGGCACCTTCGTGGCGGCGCCCAAGGTCGACTTGAGCCAGGTGATCGACTTGTCCATGAACATTCCACCGCCTCCGGCCGGTGTCGATCTGGATGACCTGTTGCGCCAGGGGGTGTCGCAGATCCTGATCCATAGCGACGCCGACCTGCTGATGACTTACCACCTGGGCGGCGGCAGCAGTGCCGACCGCGCCGCCGGGGCGATGTGGCTGCAGGAACTGCTTGGTCACATCGATGAGCGCCGCGTGCTGGTCTGCCCCGGCGCGCAAGCGGCGCTGGCCGCCTTGCTGTTGTCGCAGACCCAGCCCGGGGAGGTGATCCTGGCCGAGCCGCTGACCTATCCCGGCCTGCTGACGGCGGCCGCTCAACTGGGTCGACGCGTGGTGGCCGTGGGCGTCGATGGCGAAGGCATGAGGCCGGACCTGTTGCAGACCATGGCGCGCAAGCACGGCGCACGCCTGGTCTATCTGAATCCTACCCTGCAGAACCCGACCACCCATATCATGCCAGCCGCGCGGCGCGCCGAGATCGCCGCGGTCGTCACACGCCTGAACCTGCGCGTGATCGAAGACGACCCCTATTGGCGCTTCGCTGCGCACGCGCCCAAGCCGCTGGCGCACTATGCGCCGCAGCACGTGTTCTATGTTTCGACGCTTTCCAAGTGCCTGCTGCCGGGGCTGCGCACGGCCTATGTGGTCACGCCCGAGGGCGTGGGGCAGGAAGAGTTGCTGGGCGCGCTGCGCTCCTTTGTGCTGATGTCCACGCCGCTGATGACGGCGCTGTCCACCCAGTGGATCCACGATGGCACTGCCGACAAACTGCTGGAAGGCATCCGCCATGAAGCCAGGACGCGCCAGGAGTTGGCATTGCGCACCTTGGGCGATGCCGACCTGGCCGGCGCGGGCGGTATCCATCTCTGGAAGGCGCTGCCGGGTCATTGGAACGGGCCGGATTTCGTGCTCAAGGCACGCCAGGCCGGCTTGAACGTGGTGGCGCACGACAGTTTCCAGGTGGGGCAGACCGATCCACGGCAGGATCGGACGGCCTACATCCGCATCTCGCTGGGGCGCTCGCGCAGCGGTTTCGAGCTGGTCAATGCATTGCGGCGGTTGATGGAACTGGCCCATCGGCGCAGCGTGCGCGAAGTCGTCGTTTAA
- a CDS encoding LysR family transcriptional regulator has translation MEIRQLRYFASIVEHGSIGKAALELGMVTSALSQQITRLENELATRLLQRTSTGVIPTDAGIAFLKQAQLALRHLDDAALAARQARLSGHVSVGLASSTAGVMGLAFMSAMRERYPDVRLRMVESLSGHLGAMLGARQIDLAILFQEEPAQRWSVLPLLDERLFVIGAQGRPGLPGGRQARLGKLGELPLILPTRKHGLRSLLDAAFHHAGYSPHIVMEVDGLPMLMDAVRAGIGATIQPGAALARPENAGLKSVPIAGSDATRPNLIVSVSDDELSPAGLAARVLLAEVARQQVGQGRWPGASLRSGPLHKN, from the coding sequence ATGGAAATTCGCCAGCTCAGATATTTCGCCAGCATCGTCGAACACGGCAGCATCGGCAAGGCCGCGCTGGAACTGGGCATGGTCACATCGGCCTTGAGTCAGCAGATCACCCGGCTGGAAAACGAATTGGCCACGCGGCTTCTGCAGCGCACCTCCACCGGGGTGATACCGACCGACGCCGGCATCGCTTTCCTCAAGCAGGCGCAACTGGCCCTGCGCCATCTGGATGACGCCGCCCTGGCCGCGCGCCAGGCCCGGCTCTCCGGCCACGTCAGCGTGGGCTTGGCCTCCAGCACGGCCGGCGTGATGGGACTGGCCTTCATGAGCGCCATGCGCGAGCGCTATCCCGATGTGCGGCTGCGCATGGTGGAAAGCCTTTCCGGTCATCTGGGGGCGATGCTGGGGGCGCGCCAGATCGATCTGGCGATCCTGTTCCAGGAAGAGCCGGCGCAGCGCTGGAGTGTCTTGCCATTGCTCGATGAACGCCTGTTCGTGATCGGTGCTCAGGGGCGGCCCGGCTTGCCGGGCGGGCGCCAGGCGCGCCTGGGCAAGCTGGGCGAGTTGCCGCTGATCCTGCCGACCCGTAAGCATGGCCTGCGCTCCTTGCTGGATGCAGCGTTTCACCATGCCGGCTATAGCCCGCACATCGTCATGGAAGTCGATGGCTTGCCGATGCTCATGGATGCCGTGCGCGCCGGTATCGGCGCCACCATCCAGCCGGGAGCCGCCCTGGCGCGACCGGAAAATGCCGGCCTCAAGAGCGTGCCCATCGCCGGCAGTGATGCCACCCGGCCCAACCTGATCGTGAGCGTCTCCGACGATGAACTCTCGCCGGCCGGGCTGGCGGCCCGCGTACTGCTGGCCGAGGTAGCGCGCCAGCAGGTGGGGCAGGGACGCTGGCCGGGTGCCAGCTTGCGCAGCGGCCCCCTTCACAAAAACTGA
- the tcuA gene encoding FAD-dependent tricarballylate dehydrogenase TcuA, translating to MFDVLVIGGGNAALCAALMAREAGASVLLLESAPRAWRGGNSQHTRNLRCMHEAPQDVLVEAYPEEEYWQDLLKVTGGLTDEHLARLTIRASATCRPWMRKHGVHFQPPLSGALHVARTNAFFMGGGKALVNAYYRSAEALGVEIRYETPVDAIELDGSRFVAARSGGQRFTARSCVLAAGGFESNREWLRQAWGQNARGEWPADNFLIRGTRFNRGDLLRFMIDAGADSIGDPTQAHMVAIDARAPLYDGGICTRIDCVSLGVVVNRDGQRFYDEGEDFWPKRYAIWGRLVAQQPGQVAYSIIDAQAVGHFMPPVFPGEKADSLPQLARQLGLPEATFVQTVQAYNAACRQGRFDHTVLDDCHTAGLEPPKTHWARPLERAPFYGYALRPGVTFTYLGLKVNDRAQVHFSGQPSDNLFVAGEMMAGNVLGKGYTAGVGMSIGTAFGRIAGSQAAQAAARHSGVFHATA from the coding sequence ATGTTCGACGTTCTGGTGATCGGCGGCGGCAATGCCGCCCTGTGCGCGGCCTTGATGGCGCGCGAGGCGGGCGCCTCGGTACTGCTGCTGGAGTCGGCTCCACGCGCCTGGCGCGGTGGCAACTCGCAGCACACCCGCAACCTGCGCTGTATGCACGAGGCACCCCAGGACGTGCTGGTGGAGGCTTACCCGGAAGAGGAATACTGGCAAGACCTGCTCAAGGTCACCGGCGGCCTCACCGACGAACACCTGGCACGCCTGACCATCCGCGCCTCGGCCACCTGCCGGCCCTGGATGCGCAAGCACGGCGTGCATTTCCAGCCACCGCTGTCGGGTGCGCTGCACGTGGCGCGCACCAATGCCTTCTTCATGGGCGGCGGCAAGGCCCTGGTCAATGCCTACTACCGCAGTGCCGAGGCACTGGGCGTGGAAATCCGCTACGAGACCCCGGTCGATGCCATCGAACTGGACGGTAGCCGCTTCGTGGCCGCCCGCAGCGGCGGCCAGCGCTTCACGGCGCGCAGTTGCGTATTGGCTGCCGGTGGCTTCGAATCCAACCGCGAATGGTTGCGCCAGGCCTGGGGCCAGAATGCCCGCGGCGAGTGGCCTGCCGACAATTTCCTCATCCGTGGCACGCGTTTCAACCGGGGCGACCTGCTGCGCTTCATGATCGATGCCGGTGCCGACAGCATCGGCGACCCAACGCAAGCTCACATGGTCGCTATCGATGCCCGCGCACCGCTCTATGACGGCGGCATCTGCACCCGCATCGACTGCGTGTCGCTGGGGGTGGTGGTCAACCGCGACGGCCAGCGTTTCTACGATGAGGGCGAGGATTTCTGGCCCAAGCGCTATGCGATCTGGGGCCGCCTGGTGGCGCAACAGCCGGGACAGGTGGCGTATTCCATCATCGATGCCCAGGCGGTAGGCCATTTCATGCCACCGGTGTTTCCCGGCGAAAAGGCCGACAGCCTGCCGCAACTGGCGCGCCAGCTGGGGCTGCCGGAAGCCACCTTCGTGCAGACCGTGCAAGCCTACAACGCCGCCTGCCGCCAGGGACGCTTCGACCATACGGTGCTGGACGACTGCCATACCGCCGGCCTGGAGCCGCCCAAGACCCACTGGGCGCGCCCGCTGGAGCGCGCGCCGTTCTACGGCTATGCCTTGCGCCCAGGAGTGACCTTCACCTATCTAGGCTTGAAAGTGAACGATCGCGCCCAGGTCCATTTCTCTGGCCAGCCCAGCGACAACCTTTTCGTGGCCGGCGAGATGATGGCCGGCAACGTGCTCGGCAAGGGCTATACGGCCGGCGTGGGCATGTCCATCGGCACCGCCTTCGGACGCATCGCCGGCAGCCAGGCGGCACAGGCGGCCGCCCGCCACTCTGGAGTTTTCCATGCAACAGCTTGA
- the tcuB gene encoding tricarballylate utilization 4Fe-4S protein TcuB → MQQLESLTEIARRDAQPVGSVTTGTTDAQRRARIIPIVPVTAMNADETEVARQMQICNACRYCEGFCAVFPAMTRRLEFGKADVHYLANLCHNCGACYHACQYAPPHEFAVNVPKAMARVRLDTYSSYAWPAAAGALYRRNGLTVALALAGALVLFLLLALAANGTLVASPAGGNFYAVFPHGRLAAMFGTVFGLAVLALAVGVRRFWREIAAGTASGASAAAAAEASHNVLTLTYLGGGHGEGCNEADDAYTLLRRRFHHLTFYGFMLCFAATSVATLYHYLLALEAPYPFWSLPVLLGTTGGIGLLIGPAGLLWLNLRRDPVRGDLRQRPMDRAFIVLLLLISATGLALLAWRDSAAMALLLALHLGCVMALFLTLPYGKFAHGIYRSAALLKSAIEKRQPLRHDPGSA, encoded by the coding sequence ATGCAACAGCTTGAATCCCTGACCGAGATCGCGCGCCGCGATGCGCAGCCGGTCGGCTCCGTCACCACTGGTACCACCGATGCCCAGAGACGGGCACGCATCATTCCCATCGTCCCGGTCACGGCCATGAATGCCGATGAAACCGAGGTGGCGCGGCAGATGCAGATCTGCAATGCCTGCCGTTATTGTGAAGGGTTCTGCGCGGTGTTCCCGGCCATGACACGGCGCCTGGAATTCGGCAAGGCCGATGTGCATTACCTGGCCAACCTGTGCCACAACTGCGGGGCCTGCTATCACGCCTGCCAATATGCGCCGCCGCATGAGTTTGCAGTCAACGTGCCCAAGGCCATGGCACGGGTGCGGCTCGATACCTATTCCAGCTACGCCTGGCCGGCCGCCGCCGGCGCGCTGTACCGGCGTAACGGCCTGACCGTGGCGCTGGCGCTGGCCGGCGCGCTGGTGCTGTTCCTGCTGCTGGCGCTGGCGGCCAATGGCACGTTGGTGGCCAGTCCGGCTGGCGGCAACTTCTACGCGGTCTTTCCGCATGGCCGGTTGGCGGCGATGTTCGGTACCGTCTTCGGTCTGGCGGTACTGGCGCTGGCGGTGGGGGTACGGCGCTTCTGGCGGGAAATCGCCGCCGGCACCGCCAGTGGTGCCAGTGCTGCAGCAGCGGCCGAGGCCAGCCACAACGTACTGACACTCACCTACCTGGGCGGTGGTCACGGCGAGGGCTGCAATGAGGCCGACGACGCCTATACGCTGCTGCGTCGGCGCTTCCACCATCTGACCTTCTACGGTTTCATGCTGTGCTTTGCCGCGACCTCGGTGGCGACCCTGTACCACTACCTGCTGGCGCTGGAAGCACCGTATCCGTTCTGGAGCCTGCCGGTTCTGCTGGGTACAACCGGTGGCATCGGTCTGCTGATCGGCCCGGCCGGGTTGCTGTGGCTGAACCTGCGGCGTGACCCGGTCCGCGGCGACCTCCGTCAGCGCCCCATGGATCGCGCCTTCATCGTCTTGCTGCTGTTGATCAGCGCCACCGGCCTGGCCCTGCTGGCCTGGCGCGACAGTGCGGCCATGGCGCTCCTGCTGGCACTGCACCTGGGGTGCGTGATGGCGCTCTTCCTCACGCTGCCCTACGGCAAGTTCGCCCATGGCATCTACCGCAGCGCGGCGCTGCTCAAGTCGGCCATCGAGAAGCGCCAGCCGCTGCGCCACGATCCCGGCTCGGCCTGA
- a CDS encoding MFS transporter translates to MSTHPHVRGSRAGAVLRVTSGNFLEQFDFFLFGFYATHISKVFFPASSEFASLMLTFAVFGAGFLMRPLGAIILGAYIDEVGRRKGLIVTLSIMASGTILIACVPGYASIGLLAPLLVLAGRLLQGFSAGAELGGVSVYLAEMATPGRKGFYTAWQSASQQIAIVVAALMGYALNAWLDAAQIAAWGWRIPFFVGCLIVPFIFLLRRSLQETEAFQARAHRPALGEVYRTMLANWKTVIAGMLLVAMTTTTFYLITVYTPTFGRAVLKLSTQASLVVTLLVGLSNFCWLPIGGMVSDRIGRRPVLLAITVLAILTAYPALSWLAAAPSVERMLLVLLWLSFFFGMYNGAMVAALTEIMPEQIRVAGFSLAFSLATAVFGGFTPAISTWLIELTGDKAAPGLWLTFAALCGLLATLILYRGQAVAMRATASRAG, encoded by the coding sequence ATGAGCACCCACCCCCACGTGCGCGGTTCGCGCGCAGGCGCCGTCCTGCGCGTGACCAGCGGCAATTTTCTGGAACAGTTCGATTTCTTCCTGTTCGGCTTCTATGCCACCCACATTTCCAAGGTGTTCTTCCCGGCCAGCAGTGAATTCGCCTCGCTGATGCTGACCTTTGCGGTGTTCGGGGCCGGCTTTCTGATGCGTCCGCTGGGTGCCATCATTCTGGGGGCCTACATCGATGAAGTGGGCCGTCGCAAGGGGCTCATCGTCACGCTCTCCATCATGGCCAGCGGCACCATCCTGATCGCCTGCGTACCCGGCTACGCCAGCATCGGTCTGCTGGCACCGCTGCTGGTACTGGCCGGACGGCTGTTGCAGGGCTTCTCGGCCGGTGCCGAGTTGGGCGGGGTGTCGGTCTACCTGGCCGAGATGGCTACACCCGGGCGCAAGGGTTTCTATACCGCCTGGCAATCGGCCAGTCAGCAGATCGCCATCGTGGTGGCGGCGCTGATGGGCTATGCCCTCAATGCCTGGTTGGATGCAGCGCAGATTGCCGCCTGGGGCTGGCGCATTCCCTTCTTCGTGGGTTGTCTCATCGTGCCCTTCATCTTCTTGCTGCGCCGCTCGCTGCAGGAGACCGAGGCCTTCCAGGCGCGCGCCCATCGTCCCGCACTGGGCGAGGTCTATCGCACCATGCTGGCCAACTGGAAGACGGTGATTGCCGGGATGCTGCTGGTGGCCATGACCACCACCACCTTCTATCTCATCACAGTCTATACCCCCACCTTCGGTCGCGCGGTGTTGAAGCTCTCGACCCAGGCCAGCCTGGTGGTGACCTTGCTGGTGGGCCTGTCCAATTTCTGCTGGCTGCCCATCGGCGGCATGGTGTCGGACCGCATCGGTCGTCGTCCGGTGCTGCTGGCCATTACCGTGCTGGCCATCCTGACGGCCTATCCAGCTTTGTCGTGGCTGGCCGCCGCGCCCAGTGTCGAGCGCATGTTGCTGGTGCTGCTGTGGCTATCCTTCTTCTTTGGCATGTACAACGGTGCCATGGTGGCCGCGCTCACCGAGATCATGCCGGAACAGATCCGTGTGGCCGGATTCTCGCTGGCCTTCAGCCTGGCCACGGCAGTCTTCGGCGGTTTCACGCCGGCCATCTCGACCTGGCTCATCGAGCTCACCGGCGACAAGGCCGCACCCGGTCTGTGGCTGACCTTCGCGGCCCTGTGCGGGCTGCTGGCCACCTTGATTCTCTATCGTGGCCAGGCGGTGGCGATGCGGGCGACCGCCTCGCGTGCCGGTTGA
- a CDS encoding lysozyme inhibitor LprI family protein has translation MKALPLVLLFSSAALLASFKAPTAQAASFDCSKAGSANEKTICHDPQLSALDDQLGHAYRQARRAATDVRAFRAASDAQWLWREHHCHDRDCLLAWYQRRQAELQAQAEPVTASVAAPALASLAPAAPIPPAAPPLQLRLNDRQIEGVAPNGASPWPHYTRAEHGQYFYRDPQASDAQPLVAVRYYGVENGQYILEAVRGNTVLRYTCSADCHYISQLALPGDIEKDTVIVDNERGSLPALIVSDAVNGLLAPSLSR, from the coding sequence ATGAAAGCCCTGCCCCTCGTTCTCCTGTTCAGCAGCGCGGCCCTGCTGGCCAGCTTCAAGGCCCCGACCGCGCAAGCCGCCAGCTTCGATTGCAGCAAGGCCGGCTCAGCCAATGAAAAAACCATCTGCCACGATCCTCAGCTCTCGGCCTTGGATGATCAGTTGGGACACGCCTACCGCCAGGCCCGTCGGGCCGCCACCGATGTGCGTGCCTTTCGCGCCGCCAGCGACGCCCAGTGGCTCTGGCGCGAACATCATTGCCATGATCGCGATTGCCTGCTGGCCTGGTATCAGCGACGCCAGGCCGAGCTGCAGGCGCAGGCCGAGCCGGTGACGGCCTCCGTTGCCGCGCCGGCCCTGGCTTCACTCGCCCCCGCCGCGCCCATTCCCCCGGCTGCCCCACCCTTGCAACTGAGACTGAACGACCGCCAGATCGAAGGCGTGGCCCCGAATGGCGCCTCGCCCTGGCCGCATTACACGCGGGCTGAACACGGCCAGTATTTCTACCGCGATCCCCAGGCCAGCGATGCGCAGCCGCTGGTGGCAGTGCGTTACTACGGCGTGGAAAACGGCCAGTACATCCTGGAGGCGGTGCGCGGCAACACCGTGCTGCGCTACACCTGCAGCGCCGACTGCCACTACATCTCGCAACTGGCGCTGCCGGGCGACATCGAAAAGGATACGGTGATCGTCGACAATGAACGCGGCTCGCTGCCGGCGCTCATCGTCAGCGATGCGGTCAATGGCTTGCTGGCGCCCTCGCTGTCGCGTTAA